A window from Lepus europaeus isolate LE1 chromosome 20, mLepTim1.pri, whole genome shotgun sequence encodes these proteins:
- the CDC37 gene encoding hsp90 co-chaperone Cdc37: MVDYSVWDHIEVSDDEDETHPNIDTASLFRWRHQARVERMEQFQKEKEELDRGCRECKRKVAECQRKLKQLEVAEGGQAGQAELERLQAEAQQLRKEERGWEQKLEEMRKKEKSLPWNVDTLSKDGFSKSMVNTKPEKAEEDSEEVKEQKHKTFVEKYEKQIKHFGMLRRWDDSQKYLADNVHLVCEETANYLVIWCIDLEVEEKCALMEQVAHQTIVMQFILELAKSLKVDPRACFRQFFTKIKTADRQYMEGFNDELEAFKERVRGRAKLRIEKAMKEYEEEERRKRLGPGGLDPVEVYESLPEELQKCFDVKDVQMLQDAISKMDPADAKYHMQRCIDSGLWVPNSKSSETKEGAGAGPGDPLLDAAPKAGEEDTSA; this comes from the exons GCCCGGGTGGAGCGCATGGAGCAGTtccagaaggagaaggaggagctgGACCGCGGCTGCCGCGAGTGCAAGCGCAAGGTGGCCGAGTGCCAGCGCAAGCTGAAGCAGCTGGAGGTGGCCGAGGGCGGCCAGGCCGGCCAGGCCGAGCTGGAGCGGCTGCAGGCTGAGGCGCAGCAGCTGCGCAAGGAGGAGCGCGGCTGGGAGCAGAAGCTGGAGGAGATGCGCAAGAAGGAGAAGAGCCTGCCCTGGAACGTGGACACGCTCAGCAAGGACGGCTTCAGCAAG AGCATGGTGAACACCAAGCCCGAGAAGGCGGAGGAGGACTCGGAGGAGGTGAAGGAGCAGAAACACAAAACCTTTGTGGAGAAGTACGAGAAGCAGATCAAGCACTTCG GCATGCTCCGGCGCTGGGACGACAGCCAGAAGTACCTGGCGGACAACGTGCACCTGGTGTGCGAGGAGACCGCCAACTACCTGGTCATCTGGTGCATCGACCTGGAAGTGGAGGAG AAATGCGCGCTCATGGAGCAGGTGGCCCACCAGACCATCGTCATGCAGTTTATCCTGGAGCTCGCCAAGAGCCTCAAGGTGGACCCCCGGGCCTGCTTCCGGCAGTTCTTCACCAAGATCAAG ACGGCCGACCGGCAGTACATGGAGGGCTTCAACGACGAGCTGGAAGCCTTTAAGGAGCGCGTGCGGGGCCGCGCCAAGCTGCGCATCGAGAAAGCCATGAAGGAGTACGAGGAGGAGGAGCGCAGAAAGCGCCTGGGCCCCGGCGGCCTGGACCCGGTGGAGGTCTACGAGTCCCTGCCTGAG GAGCTGCAGAAGTGCTTCGACGTGAAGGACGTGCAGATGCTGCAGGACGCCATCAGCAAGATGGACCCCGCC GACGCCAAGTACCACATGCAGCGCTGCATCGACTCTGGCCTCTGGGTCCCCAACTCCAAGTCCAGCGAGAccaaggagggggcgggggcgggccccGGGGACCCACTGCTGGATGCCGCCCCCAAGGCCGGTGAGGAGGACACCAGCGCCTGA